One window of the Spea bombifrons isolate aSpeBom1 chromosome 8, aSpeBom1.2.pri, whole genome shotgun sequence genome contains the following:
- the TRAPPC6A gene encoding trafficking protein particle complex subunit 6A, translated as MADETLFALLHMEIVSHVQKSAGQDEEDQGKHIRVLEGMGFRVGQGLIEKLTKDSLSSFKDELEVVKFVCKEFWTIVFKKQIDNLRTNHQGTYVLQDNRFLLLTQISCSKQYLEEAPKFLAYTCGLIKGALSNMGVSCTVSAEVVIMPACKFQVVISRT; from the exons ATGGCAGACGAGACACTGTTTGCCCTTCTACACATGGAGATAGTTTCTCATGTGCAGAAGAGCGCAGGCCAGGACGAAGAG GATCAGGGAAAACACATACGTGTCCTAGAAGGAATGGGATTTCGTGTGGGTCAAGGGCTTATCGAAAA GTTAACAAAGGACAGCCTGTCATCATTCAAAGATGAACTTGAAGTTGTGAAATTTGTTTGCAAGGAGTTTTGGACGATTGTCTTCAAGAAGCAGATTGATAACCTAAGAACAAACCATCAG GGCACGTATGTGTTACAGGACAACAGGTTTCTTCTTTTAACGCAGATCTCCTGCAGTAAGCAATATTTGGAAGAAGCCCCAAAG TTCCTAGCATACACCTGTGGACTTATTAAAGGGGCTCTCTCAAACATGGGGGTCAGCTGTACTGTCTCAGCAGAGGTTGTAATAATGCCTGCCT GCAAATTTCAAGTTGTCATTTCAAGGACATAA
- the BLOC1S3 gene encoding biogenesis of lysosome-related organelles complex 1 subunit 3, whose amino-acid sequence MSSQGYQTVVKGEASETDDEEEIYVTSIPSGSFSSACGVKVQGEASESDDEVDGGEVQKIASSVLEKNLTPLVVIRNEGEHSPVGIEEKPLVNIQHHGRYSTLLQQKLLESNSRLYHDVNNSIRHVYQTTTNEIRTLTSQLSNSQNGIINTSHSIRLALEDLKGVSEKIDIITSCNLLPDIRI is encoded by the coding sequence ATGTCTTCTCAAGGTTACCAAACTGTAGTCAAAGGCGAAGCATCTGAGACGGATGATGAGGAAGAGATTTATGTGACGTCCATCCCGTCTGGGTCATTTTCTAGTGCTTGTGGTGTGAAAGTGCAGGGAGAAGCTTCCGAGAGCGATGATGAAGTGGATGGTGGTGAGGTACAGAAGATTGCGTCCAGCGTGTTGGAAAAGAACCTGACTCCATTGGTAGTCATCAGGAATGAAGGAGAGCATTCTCCGGTTGGAATAGAAGAGAAACCCCTTGTCAACATACAGCACCATGGTCGTTATAGCACATTACTGCAGCAAAAACTTCTAGAGAGTAATTCTCGTCTGTACCATGATGTTAACAACAGCATCAGACATGTCTATCAAACAACCACTAACGAGATTCGGACGTTGACTAGTCAGTTAAGCAACTCCCAGAATGGCATCATAAACACTTCCCATAGCATCAGACTGGCCCTTGAGGATTTAAAAGGAGTCTCTGAAAAGATTGACATAATCACCAGCTGCAATTTGCTCCCCGATATCCGTATTTAA